The nucleotide sequence TTAAGACCATTGTTAATGGTGATTGTGAGGTAGAGTGGATAAAGTGTACTTTTTGGATATAGTCGGTGACATGGTCATGACATGAGAATGAGAGAGTTGTTAGACCACTCGTAACAGGCCTCGGCAACGGCGTTGCCGGCTGAGTTGGAGACCGGAAAACGCCGTAACAAGGCGTTTCCGGGAGCCGTTTTCGCGGCGTTGGGGGAGTTCCAACGGTGGAGGCAACGTGTGTTGAAGCCACGTGGCGTTTTGTGATTCGTTGGTCAATCAACCGTTGAAGAAGGCAACGGCTATAAAAAAAATtaccttttttttttattatataaacacTACAATACCTCAAATACATACACACAATATTCTACAAAACATCTCATAAACACTCTAATCTTCTTACAAATTTATCATAATGTCTAACACTCCAAACACACCAATCACACCAATCACTCCACGAAACCAAGATCACGAAGAACCCGCAACACCACTCTCCAATACCCGTCCGTTTTCTAATCTTTTGGCGTTCGGGCGTGCTAACCAACCCGGAATCGCAAACCAACCAATACTCACGCCAAATCCACAACAATACGCTCATGTAACTCGAAATTTGTTCGGGTTaaatcaacaacaacaaccacccttaCTACCACTAACgttagaacaacaacaacaataacaacaatgagcgttttttcaacaacaacaacaaatgttTCAAAACCAACAACAATTGTTTCCAAACCAACAACAAATGTTGCAAGCGCAACAACAACAAATGTTCCAAACGCAATCTCAATCGCAACAAGCTCAATCgcaatctcaatctcaatctcaatcgGAAGAACCACAACAACGGGTAGCTCGAAAACACTCAAGAAATAGCAAAGGTATATTAttctatataaatgtgtatatatatatatatatatatatatatatatatatatatatatatatatatatatatatatatatatatatatatacatttatatttaatatgtattataattataattaatattaatatataattatatatatctactgttggtatatttatatatatatttagatttagatttaatatgtatttaattataagtaatatataattattttaacctacTATTACatacatattataaatatatttatttaatatactaATAGGTAATACAATTTGTATATATTGTAGGTAAAGAGGTAGAAGAACTGACAAAAAAGAACGCGAGGGGATGGTCACAAAAGGAGCTTTTATGGTTAGCCGAGTGTTTTTGTGATACCTCGGAAAATCCTATAGTTGGGAGATCACAAAAACGGGGTAGTTTTTGGGGAAGGGCGATGGAAAAGTTCAATAACAACGAATTTGAATGGGTACGAAACGAAGTTCAATAACCACCGAGATTAGATTCTATTTATGTTGTtccgtattttttttatgaattaaaTTTATGTTTCTAGGACTTTTAAGTATGTAATTTTTTTAAGTAATGGTATGTTTAGGACTTTTAATTATTTACGTTATTCCATCTTTTTTTATTTGAGTGCTACAATAAAATGAATAAAAccaatcaaaaaaataaaaaaataaaacataaaaagaaaattaaaatgcCACATCAGCATTCCACTACCACAACACAAACTCACAACACCAACTttcaacaccaccactactccccTCTCTCCCACAACACATCATAATCATCAAAAAACCCACAACACACCCAACCGTTACAAATGGTCTAATGAGGAGCTTTCATAAGAAATTTGTAGGTGATGTGATAAGTTTTGATTTGtatttaacaacaacaacaacaacaacaacaacaatacccaatctcacatgtgtgaggtatgggggaggttgatcgtagacaatccttcctctatcctagaataaagagaaatcatttctccatcccgagtgaaacactctaaagagtagagaaagtcctttttctctctattcgacgaataaagagattgcttccagggACCTCCGGCCAGGGAAAAAAAAAGTACAACATAAAAAAGtagatttaaaaagaaaaagaaaaaaaaaagtacaaCATAAAAAAGTAGATAAAAAAATAAACGATACAaacgagacgccatgaaaatggtgagatcaaattttcatgggttttaaatcatgcctggagtttaatttaggctctaagtgacggtaaagtcgccaataaatcgacgcttgccgtTGACTCACTTAGCAGAGCCATATTGATTTGTATTTAAATGGTAAAATATTAAAAAAGTGGAGTGACAAATAACATTAACTAATTAGCACTTGACACCTCATAATCTTTTTGTTTGACAAAAGCCCCACTAAAAATTGGCCACAAACACCTCACAGGTGTTTGTGGGGACACCTCAAAATGCTTTGGGAGAAAATCGccccattattattatttatggtcTAATCATGTTAATATGAAATATACTCTTGTTTACTGTAGTTATTTGACATTGTCAGTTTTTGTTTTCTTAGCGAATAGAattgtccttttttttttttttttttttttgtgtgtgattAGAATCCGTAGTAACTTATAAAACGATAATTGTGGTTCATTAGGTTCAGATTTTCTAAGTTATTTTGCTCCGGTTAAAATTTTCTTAGGATATATGTTATCTCGTTGACAATATACAGATTTGAAATATACATGGGAAagataattaaatataaatgcagCCTTTGCAGTATAAGAAATCTCGTTAGTTCAATACATAGGTCTTGTTAAGATCAACGAGATTGTCGGTTGAAGGGAAGATGGTGATGTAAGATAAATGTAAACGTTGTGATAGGAATTGTGAGCTGTGACAACAAAATATCCGGAAGTTGGGCCCATTATGAATGATAAAGGCAACCAATGTGCCTATTTTTACACGTACAAAGCAAGTGCCTATTACACGCTTAAATTCTATCATCATCAACTAAATAAAAACCCTTCAAGTTGGGCCCAACTCTCTCACTTTTCTAACTTAACCGAATTTAACATATTGCAATTAATGTCAACAACAATTTAGATTTTAGTTCCACTCACTTTGAATTTTTTTCATATCAAATAATGAATGTTTATCAAACCAATTAACGTATACACAGTAGTAGTTTTTTACTTAAAGAAATAATATTTTGTTGGTTAAAACATTagtattagttttagtttaatAAACAAAAACGGAGTAATAAATGTTCAATTGGATTATATGAACAAAAGTACTGGGACATGTTACACAAAATAGTACTGGAACATGAACAAAAGTACTTTGGATGGTGATCATCCAATCTTTTTATTTCTTCTTGTTCAATAAATTtatcttgcctttaaaaaaaaaaaaaaaaatgttacacAAAATAGTTGTACAAAATTAACCCATGCATCTACAAAATTATTTATGGGCGGGACGTGGATTTAATTACGTTAAATACAAACCAAAAAATCAGTAAAAATTCCACTTGGAACTCAATTCGTTTGATAGGGAAGGAAATTGATAGCATGAATATTATCTTCTCTAACTCTTTTGTCAAAGTGGTAAACAAAGGTGACCAAACATTGTTTTGGAAAGATACTTGGTTAACTGACAGGCCTCTATGCATCAACTTTCAAAGGCTCTTCAAATTGGACGAAAATCAAGATGTCAAAGTCATGGACAGGATGCAGTGTATAAATGATAAATGGGTTCCACACTGGAAATGGCTACGTGAACCTATATAGGCAGAACCAGGGACGAATTAGCGGCTCtcgcatctttgatcagaagcttcAAACTCAATCAAAATTCTAATGATACATGGAAATGGGCCCTACAATCTAATGGGCTTTTTTCTACCAATACATTAAGTAAACTGATCGATGGTGCTTTTCTTTCCTCCCCTACTGTTTTGGCCGAAACTCAACTAAATAATATGCTTCCCAAAAAGTTATGCATATTTATTTGGCGTGCCCTCATGAATAGACTTCCAGTTCGAGTTGAATTAGACAAAAGAGGTATCGACATGGATTCAATAAGATGCCATGTTTGCAACGACGACATTGAATCCGTTGAACATATCCTACTTAAATGTCCATTCGCAAAAGAGTTATGGAAAAGAGTTTTCAATTGGTGGAACCTAGAGTCGCAATCTTACACTTCTCTTGATGATATGTTCAAAGGAAAAAAACTGCCTTCAAACTCCTCAAAATTATTGCAAGCCATTGAGTGGATTTGTGGATACACTATTTGGCAAAACATTAATCAAGTTGTCTTCCAAAAGAAAAAAGGAACCGCTCATATGGCTCTCAATGATATTCAAGTTAGATCTTTTGAATGGATCTCAAAACGCTCAAGAAAAATCAAAATCGAATGGTTCCAATGGCTTTCAAATCCAAGTTGTTTTGACGATCATGGCTAATTTTCCGTCCCTTATGCCTCTAGTCATTTTATGCCATTGTATTCTCTCTTTAGCTTACTGCTTGTAGTTGTCTTTTATTTAAGTATGCTATCGCATACTTCCTTGTAATTGGTTAATTTTATGAAATGAAATCctatttgcctttcaaaaaaaaaaaaaaaatctacaaAATTATTTTTCACAAATATATACATTTTGTCTAACTTTGAACTTGAAGGTATAAACTTATGATTAAAAGAGCACCTCCATATCCAATGCCAATagccattttttttatttatatattaaagcaCAATTTATTTGACATTTATCACAAGGATGTACTTAGGTATAGATCTAAAATATACACTAAATCGAAGTAGAAGTAAAATTATATTGAAATAATGAAATTGATTTGACTAGTGTGTTGACCATGTCTTTGGACTTTGAAAACTTTTTTGAATAAAATTAGTTGGTGCCACCAAAGCCCAACCCAGCCCATCATTCTCCTCTTTTCATGGATAATAAATTACGAAAAGTTCCCTTTATTCATGGTACCAATTAccccatttttttatttttttttttattttttttttatttttattttttttaagaaagTATCAAAGCCTGAAGCTATTGCAAATTAATATTAGTTGACCTTGTGTTTGAAAGCTATTTACGATTGTATTTTTTTATGTCACCGTTTCGTATCcggtattatattgataataataataataataataactagtgaaatgatccATAAAATCACGGGTTtgattaaacgaaacagtttaataatatgttttagatattaagtgaagtaaatgctaaagtcatttagtttaatgacccgtgtaaccacagagtccgactaagaaactcgtcagctaaacatttcatcaaacacctaaaatgcatattaaacaatctacatccaatcataagagataatattggttgtcattttattttaaaagtgtaaatttaaatataaatttaggATTGATTTCCTTCTGTTTAGCTTTTATACTTTCTGGTACTCAAttcaatataattaattaaaataattcaaaattatttaattttaataattaaaataattattaataagatttaataataaaaattaattaataataattaattttaattcaaaattatttagattaatgacatcacccaccatgcttatatttttttttttcattttgatTTTTTCTTGATAAaggaattagtctaataatgacattataattatagaattttaatattaactataatatagGGATTATCACCCAAATACCcattttttctacttttttttactTAGAGCCCATAAAAGAAAAAATTTGACAATTTGCCCGCGCAAGACGCAAGGGCGCAAGGTGCCtgtttgcgaccttgcttcccgaggaagcaaggacgcaaggtgcctcttgctctgatgtcataatcaatgttttttcagacatttcatcgaacaccttgcGTGCATCTTACGTGATATGGTTTTTTGCGACATCAAACACCCTAGTCTAATACCTTACAACAAAGGCAAATATAGTATTTTTATTTGAGGCATGGTTTTAGTCTCGACTGATGGTGAACAAGGAATTAATGAGCCAAGGGCCATTTCATGTATTAATCCTTTTTAAGTGTATATGATGGTCATCTACTGCTTGTTTGGGTTCGATCAGGAGTCCACGGCTAGGTGGTGTGTTAAGCTTAGCTAGTGTTTAAAAACTAAACCAATAGTGAAGAGGTTGTCTGAACGTTAACTTTTGGACCTATCCATGATCTTTTTTGTCATGCACTTAATTCTTGATTACAACACCTCACACACATGACACACCTTATGATTTGATGTAGCAAAAAATCGTATCACCTAAGATGCATgtaaggtgttcgatgaaatgtctgaAAGAAAACATTGATCATGATATCAGGCAGgggcaagaggcaccttgcgtccttgcgtccccaggaagcaaggtcgcaaacaggcaccttgcgtccttgcgtccaccgggaagcaaggtcgcaaacaGGCACCTTGCGCCCTTGCGCCTTGCGTGGGCAAATtgtcaatttttattttttatgggTTATGAGTCAAAATTGGGAGAAAAAATGAGCATTTTAGTGATAATccctataatataataataactgtaTGGTTAAAAATATTGTTACTTTACTAATAGGCCAGGCCCAGTAAAATCAGCCAGGCCCAATTTTGTAAATCAAATAAAATCACTATACTGAAAAACATTTCCCACTCAATAAAACCATAATCCGGAATTGAATTACAAACCCTCGCTGGATCTAGATCTTCAATTCCATTTCAAATTCAAAATTCGAATTCAATGGAGAACAAAGTTCAAGAGGTCAGTTTCTGAATTTTTGTATcaattttttatttgattttttgCGGATATTAATTGAATTAAATCGATGTGTTTGCTCAGATTATAGAGCAACAAGTGTTAACGGTAGCGAAAGCAGTAGAAGACAAAATCGATGATGAAATTGCTGCATTAGAGAAGCTTGATTTAGATGATATTGAGGTGCTGAGAGAACGAAGGTTACAACAGATGAAGAAAATGGCTGAAAAACGTAGCCGTTGGATTTCATTAGGTCACTCTGAATACACCGAAATATTCTCCGAAAAAGATTTTTTTACGATTGTTAAAGCCAGTGATCGCGTCGTTTGTCACTTTTATCGCGAAAATTGGCCTTGCAAGGTACATATCCAGATTAATCATTATAAGTAATTGGTGTCCTACACCTTAATTGTTTGCCTGTATGATGATAGTATTATTAAGTAGACGTAGTTAGCTAAACGTAAATTATAGAATAAGTTAAGAATATGTAAACTGTACACAGCTGTAGAAAGTAGAAACATTGTGCCTAAAAGATTTGAATAGTTTTACCTTCATAATTCAGTTTCCAGGATCACATTTTTAGGGGGGGTTGCTGTGCATTTTGAAGATTCTTTGAGGTATTTCAGACTTTTTAGAAGTCCAACCATTACGGTGCGCAGACTGTCCATTTTATGTTTAGACAACGGTGACATGGCATGTCCGATCATTACGGTGCACAAAGTGTCCATTTTATGTTTAAACCATCCACAATGGTGACAGTGACATGGCAAGGTTTTGAGAAGTTTTTGAGTGGTAACTGTGATGTGGCAAGATTTGTAGGAAAAAGAGGCGTAATGGTGAAGGTTGTGGGATATTAGTCTCACCTAAAAAGAAGAGAATAGGAAGGAAAATGGGTAAAATTGATTAAAAAGTTTGATTGTATGGTAAATTGATAGTTAAAAGTTGGATAATATGACATTGTGTATGCTTCAAAACCTGATTGTTTTTGGTTTGATTTTAGAAAATGTGTTTCAAACTTACCAATGTCGGTTGATGGGTTTATAAATTCATTCCTATGCCAATGGTGAATGTATAGCTTCAAACCAAACAACCCCTAATACTCCCTAATTGTAATTTGATACTAATGATTTATTAAAACTAGTATGTTTACGAAAACCCTTTTTGTTTTAATCATAGGTAGTAGACAAACACTTGGACATATTAGCCAAGCAGCATATTGAGACACGATTCATAAAGATTCAAGCAGAGAAAAGTCCGTTTCTTGCAGAGAAGCTAAAGATTGTTGTTCTTCCAACAATTGCTCTTATAAAGAATGCCAAAGTGGATGATTATGTGGTACACGTGACTCACTCAAGTGACATAAATTTTTGTAGTTGTTTTTTTCCTTTGCATTCAtacctttatttatttatattaatgtatatatttatttactgaGATGATGTGTAGGTGGGATTTAACGAGCTTGGTGGGACCGATGATTTTAGCACGGAGGAACTTGAGGAGAGATTGGCGAGAGCACAAGTTATCTTTTTTGAAGGCGAATCGTCTTTGAAACCATCTAAGACACAAACAAGAAACGTTAGACATGGATCTAATTCTCATCATTCGGATTCTGAATAAACCGGTCTTTATATTTGTTACCAGCATTTTGCTTGCTACATTAAAGTTTGTAGGTGTTGCTGTATTATCACATTACAATCATCTAAATATCA is from Rutidosis leptorrhynchoides isolate AG116_Rl617_1_P2 chromosome 10, CSIRO_AGI_Rlap_v1, whole genome shotgun sequence and encodes:
- the LOC139871158 gene encoding uncharacterized protein, whose protein sequence is MNRLPVRVELDKRGIDMDSIRCHVCNDDIESVEHILLKCPFAKELWKRVFNWWNLESQSYTSLDDMFKGKKLPSNSSKLLQAIEWICGYTIWQNINQVVFQKKKGTAHMALNDIQKVSKPEAIAN
- the LOC139873253 gene encoding thioredoxin domain-containing protein 9 homolog codes for the protein MENKVQEIIEQQVLTVAKAVEDKIDDEIAALEKLDLDDIEVLRERRLQQMKKMAEKRSRWISLGHSEYTEIFSEKDFFTIVKASDRVVCHFYRENWPCKVVDKHLDILAKQHIETRFIKIQAEKSPFLAEKLKIVVLPTIALIKNAKVDDYVVGFNELGGTDDFSTEELEERLARAQVIFFEGESSLKPSKTQTRNVRHGSNSHHSDSE